The following is a genomic window from Nymphaea colorata isolate Beijing-Zhang1983 chromosome 3, ASM883128v2, whole genome shotgun sequence.
CCACATGGACTAATCTAGTTTTTTATAAACTTGGCTTTCAGTTCCCTTACATTTGAGTTCCCTTATATCAGGCAGTGATTTTTCAATCAATTACTGTCAGTGACTTGAAGTTTTAAAGCACTAGCATGTCGAGCTAATCAGCCTACAAGCCCAATTGAAACGCAAAGGACgattttttatcatttgcaCAGTAACTGCTACCTGTAAATacttagttttttctttttgtgtcgTCCATGTTAATTCGACTGGATAAATCCCTTCTGGTAATGCACATGATCCAGAAGGATAGCTTgacctttttgttcttttattttcttatgaCATGCTTAAAATTGCTGCGAAGAACACCATGTTGGTGTTCTGTAATTCCTATGTCCTTCCTTTTCGAGTTCGCAATCTAAGTATCTAACAGCTATATGAGTTCATAGGTGAAGCTGCCACCCAGATTTCCTCAACCCTGGAGTCATTGCTAAATGAGTGCAAGAACCCCTAGTCCTGGGTCAATTAGCACATATAATGTGAATTGGAACCAATAATAAGCTTGGCCGAAGTCCTTGACAAAATAAGGTTCACAAGGAAAGGTCTGAATtgagttcttcttctttccaatGCATCAATTATTAATCTTTTTATATCAATATGGGAGTAAAcgataaaaagaaataacaattaACAAGTATATTCTTCAGCAATCAGTCTTGGCCAAGCACTTCCATACACAAACATTTCCTGGGGGCTGGGAGTCCAATCTAGAGTCACGACAACTTTGAAACTACAACCAAGAACGGTCTTctgcaaataaaaataatgacgGTAAGAATGATAAACTCTTCTTAAGTTTTAACGTTTACTATTACATTCTCTCTCTGTACCAGACCCCCAAAACATGCATCTCTGGGATGTTAGGTCACATTACTACCACTAGGCGAGAGCACAGCTGGTATTTACTAATATATTCACAGGATTGAAGTAAACAAACTTATAATGGAAAAGTCTTTTGACCATGCTCATAGTCATGTTCTACCCCTGCTTGAGACAATGTTAGAGCAGTAAAAGTTGACCAGCAAACTGAAGCCATTGTATAGCACTCACGGAAATTAAATTTGTGAATTTCACAAGCACGGATTATCTCTTGTTTATCAAGGATGTCAGTGATGTTTCTAGAATTTCTCTAGTAAATGGCAAGAATAGGGCCACCATTTGTTTTCCCCTACTTGGCCTACAGGAACCAAATCAATCGAGTAATGGGTAGCGAAGACAATCGCAGCAGAAGCCCATCAAATAGCAGCATCGTTTACTCGAAACATACAGAGAATCAAGCTAAGATACATAAAAACAGGACTGCGACATGTTTCCAACAGATGCATTGCTCCTCAATTGCGGCATATCCGAGCAGTGGGCATGGTCACACATATTGGAGCATACAGCTTCTTAGCCTCAGGGCTCCCTTTCTTGGGCTCTCCATCGGCTGCATTCGCCTCTCCGGTTGCCGACACTGCCGACCAGAACATGGCAGCAGCGGCCACGCCGAACATGATATCCCTCCTGCTGTTGCTGCTCCTCTTCTCCGCCGCCTCTGCATCCCCTGCTTGTGCTCTGATCACTGCCCCCACCTTGGGCAGCTGTTTCAACGCTACACCCACTCTCTCTGCTGCTGCTGGGGACTTCGAGAGCTTGACGCCTCCAAGGGTTGATGCAGGGCATGACGCAGTCGCTGTTACCGACGCCATTTTTTAGTCTTACCAAGTCTCTCTGCAACAGCgcctctcctctccctctctatctcttcaCTGTCTCCGCATCTTAAGCATGGTTTTATGTGGGAGATTTTTTTCATCGCCCTCCTTTCTTGGTGCTTGCGATCCTTGTCGATCTGCTGCGTTATCCTAACCGGACCAAAGCCAATAATATGCATCCACGTGTCACGTTATCTAATTTCATAATAGAATAAGAATCGTTGCTGTTGCAGCCTTgcaatgaaaaaatcaacataCAAACGACACGTATGCGTTCAAAAATAGCAGATGAGAAAGAACGACAaatgaatttaacaaaaaaatgtcctcatttttccaaaacatcAGAACACCATGCTTTACCAATAAAGCAATGGCCAGTGGCGTGGATGAAGCAGAAGTGAGAATATAAAGCTAAGTTGGCTTGTGTGCAATatgagattcaaattcaaagctCAACATGATTTAAGCCTCGCTGCTAGGAATCTGTGTCAGAGGAATATACTCCTTAATTACTTTCTACATGcaaatgtttttgtttataaACACCTCTCCAAGCAAGCGcgagtttttttttacaatagGAATATTATTCATGAAAGTAGTAGTGATAAGTCGTCATAATTATAGATCACAGTTTCATTAGCATTTCCAGAGGATGTTGTAGCAGAGAGAGATCAGAGTCCACCGACTCAGTagttcaatctctctctctctctctctctctctaaaaacaCAGCATTTGAGGGGGTACCCACAATAACCTGGTGGAGCCTACATGCTTGTTTTTGTTGGAGAAGAGAGAACTGGAACTACTGGATTCCAGTACTCTTTAACATCTCTCGGTTTTACCGAGTCATGAGGTTTCTTCTATCATAAACGtttcaaattaaagagaaaatgTTTACTTTGACATTGAATGGACAAGCTTCCTGACGACGCCTTCACAGCGagtggcttgtgctctagagGCAAGCTTGCCCTTCTGAGAAGTATGAGCTTCTGATGACTATAATGCTTAGAATGACAGGTCCGGTCACCTTTTTCCGGTGGGCATGCCGAGACATTCGGCTTAGGCTAGGACCGGAGCCCTACCTCAAAGTTGGCTTGCGCGAGCCTACGCTTGGTTCAGTTGGACTACAGTTTCATGCCTGATCATGGCTAACCACACAACTGCAAGGTCTACTCCAGACAGAGTTGGCCCAGGAAGCACTGCATTACTGGTTGGGCTTGGGGAGGGGCGGGTTCAGCTACTAGACATATGCGAAGTCTATCTTACCTCCCGCCATCTCCCTCTTACCTGTTAATCATCTCCCTCGGCAGAGACTGCCCGTGTTCAGGCGTCCTTCCCCGGCCATCACTTTCAGTCGCCACTTCCACCTGCGGCACCTGCTAATCCCCTGGCCATCACCATGGCTTCACTAAGGACCTGGCCTCCCATCTCCAGATTTCCCACCGAAAAACACCCGCTGCTTCACCGTCGCCCGCTCCAGGTAAGCCATATTGTCCCTAAAATACCTTCAGCTTACTTAGTGCACCTGATAGCAAGATCAGACATGGCATGACGGTAGGCAAAATCAAACAGAGTTGGTGAGCGCAACCAAGTGGGCTCTTCGGACTCGCATAAGACGCGCAGAGTCGCATTTAAAAGGGAGAGGGAAAGCAACTGCAGATTCGATTtgtggggaagaagaagagagcaaCAAGTCCTTTGCTTCCTCTAGCCCAAAACAGATTATCATATGAAATCTCTCTGTCAGTTTCATATATTACAATGTTGAGTATCAAATTTGGTCTTCATAGTGTTGCTAATGAAGAATCCAACATGTATAAAACGTTTGTAAAAATTTATTAAGGAGCCAATGTGATCCAAAATAGTTCCTCAAACAGATAAATTCCACGACTCATAAATCCTAATATAACATTAATCAATTCATAATACAATATGCAGTTCTGTTGGGCAAATGTGAATTGGGTGTGTGCCGCATCACGGTTAATTAGATAGAATTAGCAACTCCCCTACTTGACGTTGGATTGTTTATCTACTGGGCACACTAGTTGCGGAAAAAGCCTCTGCATGCAACACGCCTGATGCAAGTGTGGTCCTTAGAAGTTGGGGGCGTAATTTACGTTAGAAACTAAATAATCCCCAAATTTATATTTCTCTAGCACAGCGTAAAACTAAGACTAATAGTTCAGCCATCTCATCGCAACCAGACTTCAGAATGCGAGGACCACCAGAAACACAATGCTTAAACCTGAATCTATGCAAGACGCGGCGGTCCATCAGCTCCCAATCGGATGAACACATTTTACAAGGGAAATAAATATAACAGAACACATCCATTTTCAGGTCATCTTCTCAACTGACTCGCCTCCAAGAGAATCCAATCTAACATTTCTACCAAAAAATTACTGGactggaaaagaaaggaaaaccttACAGTAATACAACATGCTTTTGGCTGCGCATCATAAGAGCTTATGGGAAGTTCAATGAATTTTTGTAATCCAGATTTCAGTAATACAACATTCAACGATGTGCCTGTGCTTATGAGAAGCAACTACAGTCATCCATGTCTGATTTTACTATCAGTAAGTAAGTTGAAGGTATTTTTTGGGGACAATATGTTGCGTAGGTGGTGGCGGAAGGAGGATGCCTAAGCACGAAGCAATCTCAACCGGCTGAGATGGATTAACAGGTGatagggggaggaggagggaagaGTGGAAAGTGGGagggaaatgaagaaaagagagggagagggggattTGGGACTCTCCAACTTTTCAGGGAGAGAAAACTGTGCGGAAGGGAAAAAGGGGGTTACATCGCACCTGTTAACCTTTTTGGTAACCTTTTTTGATCtttctaaaatgttttttcaaactttcaataataaaggtattttggtcattgcacaCCACCATGCACAAATTTTTGTGAACAAGGGTGTACACATCACCTATTTTGGGCAGCCGATTTCCTTAGAAACTCTTGGTGTTTTACCAATGATTTTCTTTAGAAACTTTTTGTTGCTTCGTTGAGTACTCCATTAGAAACTCTTGATGTGTCGCAGAAGGTTTTTaaggtattaaaaaaatatatcaaggaCTTTAAATAAGAGTGGACATCATCAAACTGGGTAATCGATGGGCGTTAAGATGACAGTCAGACCCAGCCTGATAATTAAGCAGGTCAACCTTGAGCTGCCAACAAGATCAAGCCTGCTCGAGGCGGGCTTTGTCTAGCATCGGGCCAGTTTGGCACCCAGCCCTAGTTGCAGAGCAGAGTGACCAGAGACTCCCCTAACAATGAAATGGCTCCAAAATGAAACGCTGATGTGAAGCATAAGATGACACAGTTTGCAAGTTAATGGTGGAGGTAAGCTAAAAACAGGCCCTTGGAAATTGACGAATTGACATAATATCTGTGCATACCTAGACTCCAGCAGCTACCCTAATATGTTTATTAGTGGGCATAGGTTAAACTCTGTCTGACCGAACACTACCCAACGTTTGATGGGCTAGCACAGGATCAGCCAACTTAAACGTCAACTTTGTGTCCAGCGTGAAtcacgactctctctctctctctctcgctcgcaaaataaaacaagaaatgGACATAACAAGTTCGAATACATTATGTTCGGATAGATAAGGACAAGGCTCCTAACCTTGTACCTTCTTAGAGCTACAACATTGGGATAGCCCATCTCTCAAAGGGCTAAGATGAAGCACCAGCATTGTTTCCACTTACAATACACATAGTAATCACTTGTAACACAGAGATCAGAATCTCAATCCTCCGACACAAAATTTGTAAGAACCTTACGGACTAGATGCTCCCCATACATCTTTGGCTCAAATATTGCAACCCGACCAGTCTTCTCCTTGCAGAAATCGAAAGGTTCTACAGCTGTGTCAAAGTTTGGCTGAAAGTGAAAGTCAAAGCTCACCAGTCAATCAAATTATGTACCACTACCATGGGCAACCTTTCAAAGAACGTAACCGCCAACAAGGACAAAAGATACTTAAGTCCTCTGTCATTTTTATACGATTCAACCTACATGATAAGTCGAAATTGAGACCTATGCATGTTCTGTCGATGCATCGAGGTCAAGCTTCTTGCTTTTTACACCTGACATGGTGGCTGCAGATTCAGCTCTGGCCATGCATCCATACACAAACATGGTTGATATGAAGCTAACAACATGTTTTGGCTCGACTGATTTAATTGAACCTAGATAGCTAAGCGCCCAAAATCCTTGTGGACAATGACAGTTTAAATACTTGAAGGCAAGTTCTACCAACACAGTGTATTTGAATTGTTGGACACTGATCAAAGTTGAAGTACTAACCTCATAGAAAAATGCTATGGAAACCCGATACTTGGAGCTGTTATTGGTCACTCTATGCAATGTGGTCTCATATAAACCGTTTGAATAGGCCTGAGAATAGAAAAGGGTTTCAATCAACCAGAAGTCAGATCAGGTCCATATACATTGCAGAATGATTAAGCAGGAAGATTGAGGCAAACCTTTAGCATATCTCCTATGTTGCAGACAAATGTTCCAGGGACAGGAAAGGCCCATATCCATTCACCAGATCGGTTCTTTACCTATAACAGAACTAAGTGAAATTACCTTTAAAGAACTAAAGCAGTATAGGACATGGGTCATTCATTGGACAATTTCGCTGAATGATCATCgaagttttttcttcttaaaatgtTAATGTCAGCTCTATAAGTTGCTCCTTCTAAGCactcaataaaaaagaaacgaaaaggGAAACGATATAAGGTGCTGTATCCTATAATTTTGAAACtaaaccttcaacaatataaatCTGCTGATTTGTTGATAAAAGATCATCCTAGAAATGGAGATGGATGACCAAGGGTTGATGCTTGACTTCCATTTCATTAAGAATTACAAGCTATATATCAAACTGAAACCATCTAGCTGAGACCCAAAACAAGTAATTGTTGCATAACAGATCATGAAAATAAATCACCTATCCGATTTGCAAATGCATTAGTGTAAGGGCCCCAGGCCCCAGTTATCATTATGGAACATACTAAGCTCTCTTTCCTGCGTTAATAGATGCCCACTCATGAGATTTGTATCATGACACCTTTCTACCTTGTTGATGTTTATGATACTTCTTACCAGATGAGTGGTACCCCTGTTGGCACCATTAAGTAGACTAACCATCTAAAACATATGGATGTCTGGATGGAAAAGCATAATCTTTAGAGTAAGAAATATCTTCAGAACTCAAGGATGAAAATTACCTGTAACGCAGTGATATCATCATCTTGATTTACCAAAGTCAGTAAACCTATattccaagaaaatgattaaataGCTGTGACTAAGTAggacaaaaaaatatcaatctCTGAAGTGATGAGACCAGGAAACTACCATAGTCGGTATGTGCTCCACTGAATTTGTCGACAGAGAAAAACAGGGTGAAACATTAGTGGGACAGGAGATCATAAAAGCAATATATACTTCATTGTTCTTAATATTTACCATCCAACACCATCATCTTGCATTTCCTCAGCAGAGCCAGGATAACCAATTAGGCGCATTCCCCAAAAAGTGTCTCCAGCTATTTTACCTTCAAATGCATATGGAGAACCACCCAATGCTAAAGCTATTCCCCGCAGAAGGTTTTTTGAAAGTTCTGTACGTCATGGATAATAGTACAAAGTAAAACAGCTGAAAAATCTGAagtattatttttcaaaatagtaaATCCATTCCATGCACGCAGGCCACATGCTGCTGAACATtgacatcttgccttttacagCATTTATATACCCTTCAATTAATGGTCGGAAATCTGAGGGATTCTCAGGCCTGCAgataaaattcacaaaaaataaaaaggtttcCAAAGTTGATTTGCAAACATAACTTTCCTGCAAAAATGAGGTAAATGAAACAGTAATTGACCACTCAAGAGTTGCTAATAGGCATGATAAcacaaaaaatcacaaaagtTGCTATGATGAATAGTTTAAAGATATGATAACTAATTTGTTCTTTGCATATGGGAATGCGGCAATTTCACATCATTGCTTTCCTTTCTTGTGATGTTTCAGGACTTCAAGTACTCATTTGATGAATTTAATTTGAGCTGTGGATCACCATGGACATAAAAATATCCATATCAATAACTGGATGAATTCCAGGATTGAACCAAAAACGTGGATGACATGTTCCTATCTTTGATGGCATTGCAGTAGCAGGACTATAAACTAAAACATCTCTCTTCCCATGGCACTAAACACTTTTCCCCTCCCCAAGTATGCAAATGCAAGCAAACTTTACAGCTTATAGGAAAAGTTATATAATCCAATGTTATCTGtctcgtacgatacgtatcgtataggtcgaagaaacctatacgTTACACTtgcgatacgcgatacgctcgCGTAtcgcctgtatcgtacgatacagggaaaaaattaaaaaggggcCCGAGGACCCCTTTTTGCATTATGTTCTAAAGACAAgcactcttctctctctcatttcttatTTCTAAATgctgcaagagacgtgggagggagagattttgcccattttcatcaaaaatcactaaggattcatcgatttgggagacTCTAGTAGTTTGTGTATAAGCTTTCTCGTAGTGGGAACGGTgagaagcttggagaaagagggtttttttgtttctaacaccaagaaggtaaaaaaattttcattttcaccgttgaatcgttcatttctcttatttcctacagttaattgtatgtttttacttgttttgtgaagatataatgtcggaccctgcatggcagtggtgtacaagggtgaatcccaaagataagttaaaagttatttttacttatcatgttattttgaatgtttgatttcttaatgtgttgttcatacttcatacttcatatacatgaatgttcctttaaatacatttttcttgattttttcttgttttttcagatttttttgattttatatttttttatattttttaaaaaataaaaaattaattttacgacaCATTACGGTATGTTTAAGATACGTTAcaatacggcgtataggtcagCCCAACCGATActcgatacgctacgccttttataacattgataTAAACATTACCAGAGATTTGGTCCTTCCATGACTGCACCAAGTTCTCCATAAGTACCAGGTTCCATAACCTTGTAACTCTGTTCCAAGAGAAGTTagcaagaatatatatatatatatatatatatatatatatatctgtgtgtataagagaagaaaaacagagatgCTATCCAAGACATACGTCAATTGCTTCATGCATATCAGGTCTTCCCTGTGTTATGTTTTCTCCAACTCTCTGATATCCTCTGATccaaggagaaacaaaaaacacCACAATTTATAGCCAACTAATGAACTCAGTGCATATAAGATGGGAGACACATACCTGAATCCAGTTGAAGATGACATTTTGATGCTGAGTTTCTCTGTATAAGGAAGATCAAAGAAGCTCCTTGTTGCATCCCTAACCCCTTTGTAAATAGAGTCAGGAATGCCATGACCTTTCTGGACAAGAAGAATCAACAGGTTAGAAAGAAAACAGCTTTCTGCACAACATCATTGGCATAAAGATCTGATTCAATTCATTCAATCTTGTTCCCAGTTTCTTTACTCAGAGTCCACTCAGTACTAAAGCTCTGTTTCCTGAAGAGTTTGTTGTGAAAGAATATTGATAACACGATAGCAGCAGACACATACTAGCAAAAAGATAACCCCCCAGTTTTTATCAAGTCAATGACCTTCAGTAAATGGTTCACAAGTTCCctgaataaatatttgaaattcagAAGATAACTATCTTTTGGCAGCCAAGCATTCGTAACGTTGATTTTTGACTACTAAGATTAGTTATCACCACCAACACCTTGGATCCCAGTTAAAGGAGCCTTTTTGCATCAAATGGCAGAACCAATTCATTTCTGACAAAGGTGACAGCAACCGAGTAAAGAGAATTACCACATAGAAAAAGCCAATCTCCTTGCAAGCCCTGTCTAACTGTCTGACAACCTCCAAGACACCTGAATCTTCAGCCATATTTGGATCACCACATTTTGCCAATAGAGGTGCAACATCTAGCAAAGGAGAGGCAGAAAAGTACaaggtgaaaaaaatattaagcaGAGCATTACATAATTTTTCTCATAGTGTGCCAGAAGGAAGTCTTCAGGAAAAAAGGTTGAAACCTACAGTGCCAACTTTAAAGGAAAATGGCCGTTGAAGTGGTAACAACTAAGAAGAGTggaatttttctgaaaatttcagctgTGTTTGTTTCTGGTTGTACAAGTGGGTGACAATTCAACCCGTCCACCAAGCACAGAATACTTTTCAGTTTGATCTAATGGAACTTATGCATACCAAATACTGATAATTTCAATTTCACCAGTCCAACTACACAGATAGGACATGCAGAGTGCAACCAAGACAACAAAATGCAGGTGCTTGGGAACCCAACATAATCTTGATAACTTAACCCTCAAATGCTAAGAACCCCAACTTCATTTATATCTATACTCGATACGGTGTAACCATTTACATGTTATAAGACAGATCAAACGTCAAATACAAGAACTCCAACTTCCTTTGAGTCTATAGCATATACTCGATATGGCTTAAATTTTGCCTTCTTATAAGACATATCATGCTGTGCTGCATATACATAACCAAATCATGAGCAGTCAACCAACTGTAAACATGGTAAAGGATTCTTCTACAAACCGCAGGAGTTGTTCGTCTCACACTGAACACATAACTTTATATAATGGCTAGATATTATACTTATGTGTATATTCATCTAGTAAATTAAGACGACAAATGTAGGGGTGAGTGTGTGTTCGTGTAAAGTCCTAGACATGCTGGCTGTCTGGGGTCATCCAGCCTTTTCAGAATTTTGAGACTGCTTTTGATGGGTCCAATCGTATAGATGGTTTCTAAATGTCTAAAAATGTATTAATTAAGAAACAAGTGACGGAAGACCCATCTGCAGATTGGACTTTATATAAGGGTTTCCAATTCAACAGTCTTAATTTTGGTGGCTCCTAAATAAATTCATACGTGCAGTTAGATTTATCAAAAGTACATGAAAATACTAAACAGCGCGGTGGACGTAAAATTTGCATGAGGCCCAAGATTAAGATATACGACACTTCCCAAACCATGAGAAGATATTCAGGTATTAAAATGCCTGCATCTATTGCccaaagaaaactgaaaaaattaaGCCAAAACAGACTGCAGATTTAACTATCCTTATTCTCCCTGTTCACATCTCCACTCTAAACTCATAAATGTAGATTATGTCCACCCGTTGCACCCTCCCTAACCTCGTTTTTGACGCTCCTAACCTGTGCATCGTTCTTTCCCCTCCACGTTTGTGCCTATCCTAGTTTAAATTTCTGACCACATCGCTGCTTGAATCTGTAGTTATAGGCAACCGTGATTCATGCGGTACCTCTCCCATTTCTACTCAAAACAAGATAAGTGGAAGTAGAAACCACGCAAGGAGAAAGGACTAAGTAAAAATGATTAGAAAAGCAGAATGGAGATAAACAAGTCATTCCACATTCCCGTGTTAATTGAGAGCCAATTCCAAAGACGTCGCGAGAAACACAAAACCCAAAAGGCAGAAACTGGA
Proteins encoded in this region:
- the LOC116249853 gene encoding photosystem II 5 kDa protein, chloroplastic-like; the protein is MASVTATASCPASTLGGVKLSKSPAAAERVGVALKQLPKVGAVIRAQAGDAEAAEKRSSNSRRDIMFGVAAAAMFWSAVSATGEANAADGEPKKGSPEAKKLYAPICVTMPTARICRN
- the LOC116249695 gene encoding 2-oxoglutarate-dependent dioxygenase 33-like; amino-acid sequence: MATDFKSIPIIDVAPLLAKCGDPNMAEDSGVLEVVRQLDRACKEIGFFYVKGHGIPDSIYKGVRDATRSFFDLPYTEKLSIKMSSSTGFRGYQRVGENITQGRPDMHEAIDSYKVMEPGTYGELGAVMEGPNLWPENPSDFRPLIEGYINAVKELSKNLLRGIALALGGSPYAFEGKIAGDTFWGMRLIGYPGSAEEMQDDGVGCGAHTDYGLLTLVNQDDDITALQVKNRSGEWIWAFPVPGTFVCNIGDMLKAYSNGLYETTLHRVTNNSSKYRVSIAFFYEPNFDTAVEPFDFCKEKTGRVAIFEPKMYGEHLVRKVLTNFVSED